In a single window of the Neisseria subflava genome:
- the pilC gene encoding PilC family type IV pilus tip adhesin produces MQNAPSGRHRLIHASVASALALISISVQANTQQFAQTPFYLQNKTDVSGQPKVKHNIMFLIDDSGSMLADAKGDYHVRDENKKINIAKSALKQVLAQYKDQFNWGLQTLHNNPRYWKWDEKKRQENNAIYAYTELPRPDDTKGDMKDSEGFTDGSAGRNWEYVSKKVDEMLAYQGTPTTRRYYEVVKNFVIPNIKYRCQKSYVVVVSDGDANMSCSNQGAGEDPRLSRNTSFNYDRDYYYSNYYRAIEHSADTPAYQYFEPSAAKAYDDKYGKGEFFNDGHGFSGYFDLPLYQYDAHIPEHEKKVMCQYTDYKFGYSDYYRRRMWIGSGEIIVPIWDRNYGNEKRGMRFFSQTLAEKDIKTEKDGKDAAGKSWDGDPSDPKGVDYSKQLVQTFTVGFGEGVSKVGREYLEKGASRPEWYFNAAKPEKLLDAFKTIVDNIENDSKNTKFEGVSSTAPATTSTGIPNMAATVHLNTGSWSSQLRFYKLNRDGTPINTTEFVQPSFNNRLTLVKDGSKTYFIDRVDNEASNADFGISDGSAKDKLEWKNALLKWTGRAGSNEAIKADAAIKADAETKGYSQSYRIRPTDPADASKDERNLGDILDGSVAAIGDKRDNRQEFLVAAANDGMVHIFRNGTSSNPYDLKLSYIPAGMEREDDQGQATTLGKVLKDIARDGYGSSTPHRYMVNGGFVLRQTPDKQTFMFGAMGQGGRGAYALNIGAVANSDRSGWNTTVPLFETKKGSGNTLGYTIGSTQIGRVSIKRDTTPVKLESNVRYAGFLASGYRTEDVNSTDNETALYIYDMTGKEAGTQDTGKNVSEAGKLLAKIPAPNGKGGLSTPTLVDTDFDGIVDIAYAGDRYGNMFRFDLSGETPSKWSAQMIFQGSGNQPITSAPAVSRRSKDKYVVIFGTGSEIYQNELEGTNGQINAVYGIYDDVSPDESKKAVLAKSSELEQQTRESDGEHIYVSDNKVGEGKKGWSLTLGPNERVTVKPTMILRTAVVTIRKYETKTIHTDSSSTDVCLPDSTSTQTTAKTIILGVNAENGGRLGLRDARISSKDRTFIKRENNGQIYYANGMTFDGVINFTYMNSSKADDSPVTADGDSGGTGTDKELNATPSVPNNKCFATKGDRSLLSNQLDSLEVQGRTCGLKRISWRELFF; encoded by the coding sequence ATGCAAAACGCTCCATCAGGCCGCCATCGCCTCATTCATGCAAGTGTCGCTTCCGCTTTAGCGCTCATTAGTATTTCTGTTCAGGCAAATACGCAGCAATTTGCCCAAACTCCTTTTTACCTGCAAAACAAAACCGATGTCAGCGGCCAACCCAAAGTCAAACACAATATTATGTTTTTGATTGATGACTCGGGCAGTATGTTGGCTGATGCTAAGGGTGATTATCATGTTCGTGATGAGAATAAAAAAATCAATATTGCAAAATCGGCATTAAAGCAGGTTTTGGCGCAATATAAAGATCAGTTTAACTGGGGCTTGCAGACTTTACACAATAATCCTCGGTATTGGAAATGGGATGAGAAAAAAAGGCAAGAGAATAATGCTATTTACGCATATACAGAACTGCCTAGACCCGATGATACCAAAGGTGATATGAAGGATTCTGAAGGCTTTACGGATGGTTCTGCCGGTCGAAACTGGGAATATGTCAGTAAAAAAGTAGATGAAATGCTGGCTTATCAAGGTACGCCGACAACGCGCCGTTATTATGAAGTTGTCAAAAATTTCGTTATCCCAAATATTAAATACCGTTGTCAAAAATCTTATGTTGTTGTGGTATCTGATGGTGATGCCAATATGAGTTGTAGCAATCAGGGTGCCGGTGAGGATCCTCGCTTATCGCGCAATACCAGCTTCAACTACGATCGAGATTATTACTATTCAAACTACTACCGAGCCATCGAACATAGCGCGGATACGCCTGCATACCAATATTTCGAGCCGTCTGCAGCGAAGGCTTATGACGATAAATATGGAAAAGGTGAATTTTTCAACGATGGCCATGGCTTTAGTGGATACTTTGACCTGCCACTTTATCAATATGATGCCCATATCCCGGAGCATGAAAAAAAAGTGATGTGCCAATATACCGATTATAAATTCGGGTATAGCGATTATTATCGTAGGCGAATGTGGATAGGTAGCGGCGAAATCATTGTTCCTATTTGGGATAGAAACTATGGTAATGAGAAACGCGGTATGCGTTTCTTCAGTCAGACTTTGGCAGAAAAAGACATCAAAACAGAAAAAGATGGCAAAGATGCTGCAGGCAAGAGCTGGGATGGTGATCCAAGCGATCCTAAAGGCGTAGATTATAGCAAGCAATTGGTTCAGACTTTTACCGTGGGCTTTGGTGAGGGAGTTTCTAAAGTCGGGAGAGAATATCTGGAAAAGGGCGCCAGTCGCCCAGAATGGTATTTTAATGCCGCAAAACCTGAAAAGTTGCTCGATGCTTTCAAGACCATTGTCGACAATATTGAAAATGACAGCAAGAATACGAAATTTGAAGGAGTATCTTCAACTGCACCGGCAACGACCAGTACAGGTATTCCCAATATGGCGGCAACGGTTCATTTGAATACCGGCTCTTGGAGCAGTCAGTTGCGGTTTTATAAATTAAACCGTGATGGTACGCCTATCAATACGACCGAGTTTGTTCAGCCATCATTTAATAATCGCCTCACTTTGGTTAAGGACGGCAGTAAAACCTATTTCATCGATAGAGTTGATAATGAGGCTTCAAATGCCGATTTTGGCATTTCAGACGGCAGTGCGAAAGATAAGTTGGAATGGAAAAATGCATTGCTGAAATGGACTGGCCGAGCAGGTAGTAATGAAGCCATTAAAGCGGATGCAGCCATTAAAGCGGATGCAGAGACAAAAGGTTATAGTCAGTCTTATCGAATTCGTCCCACTGATCCAGCTGACGCAAGTAAAGATGAGCGCAATTTGGGCGATATTTTAGACGGTTCGGTTGCGGCTATTGGCGATAAGCGCGACAACCGTCAAGAGTTTTTGGTCGCCGCTGCCAATGACGGCATGGTACATATTTTCCGTAATGGTACGTCTAGCAATCCTTATGACTTGAAACTCAGCTATATTCCGGCAGGTATGGAGCGCGAGGATGATCAAGGTCAAGCAACAACTTTGGGCAAAGTTCTGAAAGATATTGCACGCGATGGTTACGGCTCTAGCACGCCACACCGCTATATGGTTAATGGTGGTTTTGTTCTCCGTCAAACGCCTGATAAGCAAACCTTTATGTTTGGTGCGATGGGGCAGGGTGGACGCGGTGCGTATGCGTTGAATATTGGTGCGGTAGCTAACAGTGATCGTAGTGGTTGGAATACGACTGTGCCTTTGTTTGAAACAAAAAAAGGCTCTGGCAATACGCTGGGTTATACCATTGGTTCGACACAAATTGGTCGTGTGTCTATCAAGCGTGATACTACTCCGGTCAAGCTGGAATCTAATGTGCGCTATGCGGGTTTCTTGGCCAGCGGCTATCGTACTGAAGATGTGAACAGTACCGACAATGAAACAGCTTTGTATATCTATGATATGACGGGTAAAGAAGCTGGTACGCAAGATACCGGTAAAAATGTTTCTGAAGCCGGCAAGCTCTTGGCTAAAATTCCTGCGCCGAATGGCAAAGGCGGCCTCTCTACCCCTACTTTGGTAGACACCGATTTTGACGGTATTGTCGATATTGCTTATGCCGGCGACCGTTACGGCAATATGTTCCGCTTTGACTTGAGTGGTGAAACTCCGTCCAAATGGTCTGCGCAAATGATTTTCCAAGGATCGGGTAATCAACCGATTACTTCTGCGCCTGCGGTATCACGCCGCAGTAAAGATAAGTATGTCGTCATTTTTGGTACGGGTAGCGAGATTTATCAGAATGAATTAGAAGGTACCAACGGTCAAATCAATGCCGTTTATGGTATTTACGACGATGTGTCTCCTGATGAATCTAAAAAAGCGGTTTTGGCGAAAAGTAGTGAGTTGGAACAGCAAACCAGAGAAAGTGACGGCGAACACATTTATGTCAGCGACAATAAGGTTGGCGAAGGCAAAAAAGGCTGGAGCCTTACTTTGGGTCCGAATGAACGTGTGACCGTCAAACCAACCATGATTTTGCGTACAGCCGTTGTGACCATCCGCAAGTATGAAACCAAAACAATTCATACTGATTCTTCCAGTACAGATGTTTGTTTGCCAGACAGTACATCCACGCAAACGACAGCGAAAACGATTATTCTGGGCGTAAATGCTGAAAACGGCGGCCGTTTGGGCTTGCGTGATGCGCGTATCTCCAGTAAGGATCGCACGTTTATCAAACGTGAAAATAATGGCCAGATTTATTACGCCAACGGTATGACTTTTGATGGCGTTATCAACTTTACTTATATGAATTCCAGCAAAGCCGACGATTCTCCGGTCACTGCCGATGGCGATAGCGGCGGCACGGGTACGGATAAGGAGCTGAACGCTACGCCGAGCGTGCCAAACAATAAATGTTTTGCAACCAAAGGCGATCGCAGTCTCTTGTCCAATCAATTGGACAGTCTGGAAGTTCAAGGCCGTACATGCGGACTGAAACGCATCAGCTGGCGTGAATTGTTCTTTTAA
- the carA gene encoding glutamine-hydrolyzing carbamoyl-phosphate synthase small subunit has product MTTPALLVLADGSVFHGTSIGYEGSTSGEVVFNTSMTGYQEILTDPSYCKQIVTLTYPHIGNTGTNAEDEESRSVYAAGLIIRDLPLLHSNFRASESLHDYLVRNKTVAIADIDTRRLTTLLREKGSQGGAILTGADATVEKAQELIAAFGSMVGKDLAKEVSCTETYEWTEGEWELGKGFVTPSEQPYHVVAYDFGVKTNILRMLASRGCRLTVVPAQTSAEEVLALNPDGVFLSNGPGDPEPCDYAIKAVQKLMESGKPIFGICLGHQLISLAIGAKTLKMRFSHHGANHPVQDLDSGKVVITSQNHGFAVDADTLPANARITHKSLFDNTLQGIELTDKPVFCFQGHPEASPGPQDVGYLFDKFIDNIKAAKQ; this is encoded by the coding sequence ATGACCACTCCGGCTCTTCTCGTTCTCGCTGACGGCAGCGTATTTCACGGCACATCAATCGGTTACGAAGGTTCGACTTCCGGCGAAGTCGTGTTCAACACTTCCATGACCGGCTATCAGGAAATCCTGACCGACCCTTCCTACTGCAAACAAATCGTTACCCTCACCTACCCACACATCGGCAACACCGGCACCAACGCCGAAGATGAAGAAAGCCGCAGCGTTTACGCCGCCGGTTTGATTATCCGCGACCTGCCGCTCTTACACAGCAACTTCCGCGCCTCTGAAAGCCTGCACGACTATTTGGTACGCAACAAAACCGTCGCCATCGCCGACATCGATACCCGTCGCCTGACCACCCTGTTGCGTGAAAAAGGCTCGCAAGGCGGTGCAATCTTGACCGGTGCAGATGCCACCGTTGAAAAAGCGCAAGAACTGATTGCCGCATTCGGCAGCATGGTCGGCAAAGACTTGGCAAAAGAAGTTTCCTGCACAGAAACTTACGAATGGACCGAAGGCGAATGGGAATTGGGCAAAGGTTTCGTTACCCCTTCCGAACAGCCTTACCACGTCGTCGCCTACGATTTCGGCGTCAAAACCAACATCCTGCGCATGCTCGCCTCACGCGGCTGCCGCCTGACCGTTGTTCCCGCACAAACCAGCGCGGAAGAAGTATTGGCACTCAATCCTGACGGCGTATTCCTGTCCAACGGCCCCGGCGACCCCGAGCCTTGCGACTACGCCATCAAAGCCGTACAAAAACTGATGGAAAGCGGCAAACCGATTTTCGGCATTTGCTTAGGACACCAACTGATCAGCCTCGCAATCGGCGCAAAAACCCTGAAAATGCGCTTCAGCCATCACGGTGCCAACCACCCGGTACAAGATTTGGACAGCGGCAAAGTCGTCATCACCAGCCAAAACCACGGTTTCGCCGTCGATGCAGACACCCTGCCCGCCAATGCACGCATTACCCACAAATCCTTGTTCGACAACACCTTGCAAGGTATCGAACTGACAGATAAACCTGTGTTCTGCTTCCAAGGCCACCCCGAAGCCAGCCCAGGTCCACAAGATGTCGGTTATCTGTTTGACAAATTTATTGACAATATCAAAGCAGCAAAACAATAA
- a CDS encoding SemiSWEET family transporter, with translation MTEKQMRILSVVATLTAVGMYVSYIPQIQNNLAGNPGSPLQPLVAAINCTLWVAYGFLKEKRDYPVMLANAPGIILGLITFITSF, from the coding sequence ATGACAGAAAAGCAAATGCGCATTCTTTCCGTCGTCGCCACCCTGACCGCCGTCGGTATGTACGTTTCCTACATCCCACAAATCCAAAACAACCTTGCCGGCAACCCCGGCTCGCCGCTGCAACCCCTCGTTGCCGCCATCAACTGCACATTATGGGTTGCCTACGGCTTTTTGAAAGAAAAACGCGACTACCCCGTCATGCTGGCAAACGCCCCCGGTATCATTTTGGGCTTGATTACATTTATCACTAGTTTTTAA